Genomic DNA from Salvia miltiorrhiza cultivar Shanhuang (shh) chromosome 1, IMPLAD_Smil_shh, whole genome shotgun sequence:
TGCAGCACAACACAACTAGAAACGTGTTCCGTCTCAAAAGCACCGTATGCTTAATTCCATATCAGTGTTTTCCAAGTGTTTCTTCCATAACGAATGGAGATATGCCCGTGGCAACTCAAAACTCACCCATGATTCATGAACTTACCAGTTCTGAATATCAATTGATCCGATACTAAATACACATCAGCTGTACTTCAACATCATCATAATTTAGTAATAAGAAGTTAAATGCAAACAAGAATAAAGAAACCTGTCAAAAGTAAACGTGCACTAGGAAACTCAACGCTAAAAAACTAAGCCAATACCATAAGTGAAGTTTCAATAACAGAGCAATGGGTTCCACACATTTGTAGTGAACAAGCTAATTACAAGGGAGTTCTCTATGTGATTTCCCCTTATAGCTTTACAGAGAACGTAGCTGCTACATTTATAGATCAATAATGGCTCAAGTTATCTACTTGAAGACTTAGAgctgtttataaaaaaaatagttgttttttttttattattgttttattcATCTCCGTCTCATATATTTTATACCTCGTCCCATTGCAGAAAGTCTCGTCTCATAACTTCTGTATGGCCAAAGATTACCACTGCATGGAGCCGCTTCTCCGCAGGATGCGTGGTGGTCTTCGCATATCTGTTACAGGTATCACACTCTGCATAAGCTGCAGAAAGAGCATCAAACATCAGtaactaaaaaaaatctcaaaaggAAATGAATTTACAAGGGGATTAATCTTTGCCTGCTATATTTCATCTACAACCAAAACCGAAGGCAAAACATGCGGGGGCAAAATTACAGAGGAAAATGATTACCTTCTTAAGCCTCTTCTTCTTTCGTTCTGCCTGAAATAAGAATCACATTTATTAAAAACGAAACACATTAAATGGCAGAGATCTCAAACATGCACGACTGAACCTTCACGAATatggaaaaaagaagaatggGCTGATAATTTGTCATTCAAGGGCTCTCAGAAATAATTTTGGACACATTTCTAAGGAGGAACGATGCACATTTATGAATCATGAAGTCACAATGGGAAACCGAACAAAAAGAACACATATAAAACAAGTCCGAAAGTGAAGCCAAATCCATACTTCTTTTGAAACCGAGAATGGTTTCGACAAGTAAATAGAAGATTGAGACACAAATCTTGGGAAAAACGAACCAACATCATCAAGTGCTACCCTATTGCATTTCATTAATAACCTTCCTTTGCAACTAGCAAATTTAATTGGCATATGTTGCCAGATATTTGCAGACATAAGGAACAACATTCTTCACTCCAATGATTAGATTATGCCGGAGAACATAAAAGGGAACCAACTTAGTAACACTCAAACAGCTAGCGAAGACAAGAAAAGACCTAAACAAGCATTCATACTGATAAAATAGCAATACAATTTAAGCTCAAAGTTGAATTCATGTCTGACCATCCCTtcctatatactccctccgtcccaacgaaaacGATGCgcattcctttttgagccgtcccaacaAAGTagtgcattttcttttttggtactccctccgtccgctaagattatgtcaaattgcttgggcacgggatttaataaaattggtgatgattttgatgtggTGGATAAAGGGtctcaccactttatgagatgtgtggttgaaattgaattttgggtggattttttgtaaataaagagtgttaataaggataaaatattaaagaggatggtgggaccattacCTTAAAATGAAAATGACATAATCTTAGCGGACGCcggatatagtaattgtgacataatcttggaggacggagggagtaataattttacactacaagcaatgtggccccacacacctttacacacttttacactacaatcttattctccttaaattccGTGCTGAAAAGAAgcgcaccgctttcgttgggacggagggagtttaTGATTATCGACTTCGCAGAGCAGCTTTGGGTTGTCTAATCTGTTGATTTGCAGAATTTTGAATCATTGGACTATTTTTAACTGATCTTAACTCAATTATCAAGACAGCAGAATCTCAATCTAGCTAGAAACCTAAGTTCAGCTCAACAAATTAATATTCTTGAGATACTCtgaattttgaaatcaattcaAGGAAATAGCAAGCGAATTACCTTCTCTTTCAACAGGATATCATTTTCTTCCTCCAGCTTCACCGCCATCGACTCCAATTCCGCTTCATATGCCTTTTAAAACCATCAAAATCAGCCCAGAATCAACCAAAATATTAGggcaaacacacacacacacacacacagcccAACAAGGCAGCCAAATCGGACCTGCTTCCGCTCCCTCGACCTCGCGGCGCTCTCTCTGTTCTTAATCATTCTCCTCTCCCGCAGCTCCACCGCCTTTCCCGGCGCCGCCGACAAGCTGAAGCTCCTCTTGGCCCTCGCTCTTGCATCGCCCCCCTCCTCGACGGAATTCATATAATCGAAAATCCCCCCAATCGATCCTCCTTCTTCCTTCAGCTTCaccgcggcggcggcgccggtggaAGCCGCCTCTTCGGCCTTCAGCAGGAAATCTTCCAAGGTCATCATCTCCTTCTTCGGCTGGGTTCCAGCCATGATCTCCTTCCACACGTCATCGGCCGACCTCTTTCCAGTTCTGGGCGGCTCCGAATTGTCCGGCGACATGGACCTTGACGGCGGAATCAGATtgtcttccttttttttttcaactgaAACTTATGTGGTTGCAATTGTGTTGACCAATAGTATCTGAGATAAAGATAGTGATGGCGTTTAGTGCAGAGTTAGTAGAGACACCGCCGAATGCCGATGGTGAATATTCGGTTAAGTTTCAGATCGGTTTTGCTTCCGGCGGCTCCATatcttttttcttatattttctttttatggttcgtttatttttatagataaatttatcatgataaAATAATAGATAACTAAAATTTATAACTAGcatttgaatattgaaaaacgataaaataaaaaataattcacaataataaaaattgatagtattatgtaaagataaaaaaagataagttaaaaataaaaaataattaaaaaataaattttaaaaaaataagttaaaaataaaaaataattaaaaaataaatttattaaaaagaagatgagagaggagagagattttttaaaaattttattttttaaataaatataacttttatatttcaaataaaatatttacataaaatatatcaaattaaagctcttatcgtgatctttaatttgatatgcatattaaatatattataattaaatgaattccataattttagaaagaaataaaacaaagaaaaaaataaacctttttatagattataaaattgtaaataaaCATTTCGTGAGTTACTCAGCTTAAATACTTTAATTAGATATGGGAGAATATGAGAGAGATAGTGGGATTATGAATGGATCTATTAATTCCTAAccttcatattaaaaatattttcaaaattgtcatttgaaatcaatttgaaattgagaactccttttttaatatagtatagattatcATTCTTtcaagtgaaaataagaaaacaaaagtGATGAATTtatcttttgtataaaatgtgggaaaaaaaaGGAGACacttaaatgaataaatttttgttatccatcattttctcatgataaatttatccatcaaaataaactcacagttaaaaataattttctattttcaCAAAAATTTAGGGACAATCGAATGTACCCTACAATTAGGTTGACCCACACCCAAACTCTGACTCGCATCCTGACCTGCTGAGTTGGGTTTAAATCTCAACAGCAGGAAATGAAATAAAACGATAAAAGAcatcaagatttacgtggttccgTCATTAAGACATACATCCACGGAAGGTTATCGgatttttcactatattttgaAGGTTACATTTTACATGGTGAAggaaaaataatgaatcaattTGCTTTAATTCATAACCTAAGGtcctatttataagcataaGGAATAATCTAACGTACTTGGGCCAATTtaaccctaaagcccattaATATAAGTTCGTTGGCCAAAACTCATTAATCTGCCACGTGTCTTTGACATTCTTTTAACTTTGACTGACATCCTCCGATCTGGCTTCTCTCTTTTGATTTAATGCAGCTCTGAAATATAACACTCGGCTCGACTGGACTTGGCTTTATAATTACTTAAGATTTGCCTAACACGACTTTTAAAACAGTTTAATCTTAATTGTGTATGGCTTATATTCAAGCCTTTCTTTAGAAGGACGAGAATCCCGGATTCCATCCCCATCATAACCTAAATTgtgtaaataatattatctgattgtataaatgacactgtctataattgatattattcggttatataaatgacactgcttataattcAACAATCTAACAGTAAAGATTTATGGTGAATACATTATCTTGCTGAATGAATGTATTGTCTAGattcgaattttttaaaaatatattaaatttaactaCGAATATATTGACTTTATACATTTAGGGCTCGTTTGTTGtaaaaccctaatctaattaaggtGTTAGCCTTTaacttatataaaaataattaatgcgaaattaatttttattatatgaagATATATTTCGATAACAATTTAAAAGAAGTGAATCCTCTAAATGAAATAAAACTTTTAATACATTTTTAAAACGATTTATAAGATATCAATTATCAACTTTTAAATAGTATATTCAAATattaactttaatttaaaatcaagaatcaacattttttttggttctaaaaaaaaaaggaatcaaCATTTTTATCCAAagcatgacaaaaaaaaaaaaaaaagtcatatGCAAATAGCTATCTATTAAGTAAAACTTTGCTAGCAAAACTTTAATTATTTAGATTAGATGCAAATcaaatcaactatttacaaaataacTTGATGTGCCCGACCTTCCACGGCGTCCACGCTAACatcctgaaaatgttaaatatgaaATGAGCATACAAAGTATATTCAGTGTGGATATCATGCAATAATTGCTCAAGTTAATAAATGATAACACATATGTTTTGTTGTTACATTCATAACTGAAATTCGCACGATGACTTACCAAATACTTTAATTTCCTGGACCAATTGAGCGGACCCTTGACAAATAGTTGGCAACCTTAACTGTAACATggaatcgcattgtggcataccaaggactgtGACATCCTCGATCCATTAAGCAGGCCCCTAACGATATATAATTCATGACATATATGCAGAGCTGGCCCTGACATTTcgggggccctaggcgaaaaagaaaaaaaagggatCCTCTAAGAGATAAAGATTCGAGAAGTTATAGCAACATGTAACATTAactataaagtgtaataaagtataatacaatgataaaataattataaaaacaaTTTAGATCTCCTAGCATTTTGAGAAGCAAATCATCAATAATTTTCTCAAGATCAAACTTTTCTAATACCTCATGTAATTACGGTAATGATAGTGAATTTTCTCTGGACACGTCTTAACTGCTCTTGCATTACCAAATCAATTTTTGTGCAAGCCTAGAAAACTaccattattatttttttgagagaaaacaGAGCAAGCCAGTCTTCGATCAAttgagagacagagagagataTATGTTAGTTTGGTAGGAATTgagaaagaataaaaaattaagagagAGACTAGACACGTTAGTTGGGCTTAGGAAAAGTaggatagataaaaaaaatttataataaggTCAATAGTATTGGGTTTTACATTTTTTGAGGCCCCTAATGAAAGGGTCGGTCCTGCatatatggtaaacacatactccctccgtccgtcaaaagtatgacacaattattatatttggTGTTCGCagaaagtattccactttccttttaaagTCATGGTCttaccatccacctttatattttatccttacaaatactctttatttacaaaaaaatccgtCCCAAAATCAATCTCAATCACACATCTCATAAATTGgtgggactctttctccactacatcaacactattatcaattttattaaattccgTGCACAGccaaagtgtcatacttttggcaGACGAAATGAGTAATATTTAATTGGACAACAACAATTAACCAAAatctgtatttaaataaatttcacACATGAAAATTGAACTTGATCTTGGTAGCTatatatttgagtaattttaatcAAAGCTTACGTCATAGTCGGGTCGcatctaactaaataaatttaaatagtaaaatataaggGCCTAACCAGGCtttagaaataatttaattaaaactgaaaaattctataaaactttaaaatcattagtccaataaatgaaataaaataaaataaaatatataaggGTAGATTTTTCTTATAGATATTCATCTCCACGTTAGAAGCCCATCCATTCAATTTAATTAGGGTCCAATAGTTGGGCCCTAGGTTCTAACCCATTTCCCTTTATTAAAAcaatcacacacacaacacaaacaaacacATACCACTCACGCACACACCACCACACACACATTCAGCACACACCTGCACACATAGGGCTAGAGAAATATACCGAAAATTCGATATATTAGGTATACTcgtat
This window encodes:
- the LOC130993230 gene encoding G-box-binding factor 4-like yields the protein MSPDNSEPPRTGKRSADDVWKEIMAGTQPKKEMMTLEDFLLKAEEAASTGAAAAVKLKEEGGSIGGIFDYMNSVEEGGDARARAKRSFSLSAAPGKAVELRERRMIKNRESAARSRERKQAYEAELESMAVKLEEENDILLKEKAERKKKRLKKLMQSVIPVTDMRRPPRILRRSGSMQW